From a region of the Candidatus Poribacteria bacterium genome:
- a CDS encoding PD40 domain-containing protein, translating to MDLTKIFHSFGLILVCLSFCNTWAKAPKTAKIVFTSADEISREIYLMNPDGSGQVNITNHPADDLFPTWSPTGEEILFVSDRVRMRDLYLMDADGGNVRRIFSNPAYRHHPTWSPDGKQIAYERIEANERFIYTATIEGKHEEQLGAGVQPAWSPNTQELAFCRQRRIVLINLRTRVEKKLRPDGIAWQSKPAWSPAGDKLAFSWILQPIEPPPGVLPGERFVIPDAWFDNETIFIVKRDGTRLEQIVNEAGPEAIWPTWSPDGTELIYNQQVRGYFQLFKINLANRVPEQLTHTERALQANTLADWFNPAYALPVSPQPQLLTTIWAKMKKK from the coding sequence ATGGATCTTACCAAAATCTTTCATAGTTTCGGTCTAATCCTCGTATGTTTAAGTTTTTGTAATACATGGGCAAAAGCCCCAAAAACAGCGAAAATTGTGTTTACCTCAGCGGATGAGATTAGTCGAGAAATCTACTTGATGAATCCAGATGGAAGTGGGCAGGTTAACATAACGAATCATCCCGCAGATGACCTATTTCCAACCTGGTCCCCCACAGGAGAAGAGATTCTCTTTGTATCAGACCGAGTGCGGATGCGCGACCTATATCTCATGGATGCCGATGGCGGAAATGTTAGGCGAATCTTCAGCAATCCCGCATATAGGCACCACCCCACATGGTCCCCAGACGGTAAACAAATCGCATACGAACGAATTGAGGCGAACGAAAGATTCATCTATACTGCGACAATTGAGGGTAAGCATGAAGAACAATTAGGAGCGGGGGTTCAGCCAGCATGGTCCCCTAACACTCAGGAACTTGCTTTTTGCAGACAACGCCGAATTGTCTTGATCAACTTGCGTACCCGAGTTGAAAAAAAACTTCGTCCAGACGGAATAGCATGGCAAAGTAAACCTGCGTGGTCTCCTGCCGGGGACAAACTTGCCTTCTCCTGGATTCTTCAACCTATAGAACCACCGCCTGGAGTGTTGCCAGGGGAGCGATTTGTTATACCAGATGCATGGTTTGATAATGAAACAATTTTTATTGTAAAGCGGGATGGCACAAGACTTGAACAAATTGTCAATGAGGCTGGACCAGAGGCTATCTGGCCCACGTGGTCGCCGGATGGCACCGAACTGATTTACAACCAGCAGGTTAGAGGCTACTTTCAACTGTTTAAAATAAACTTGGCTAACCGCGTTCCAGAACAGTTAACTCATACTGAAAGGGCTCTTCAAGCAAACACTTTGGCAGATTGGTTTAATCCGGCGTATGCGTTGCCGGTTTCACCACAACCGCAGTTACTTACTACAATATGGGCAAAGATGAAAAAGAAATAG